Proteins encoded within one genomic window of Arachis ipaensis cultivar K30076 chromosome B08, Araip1.1, whole genome shotgun sequence:
- the LOC110265314 gene encoding uncharacterized protein LOC110265314 — protein MLQLVFVLGTASSVAGTTNGTIAEACVLWFGLSYRSHMLRIRVVIAAAKVNKAVMRAAGNFRLIETSGGAFELWNCVLRIWAQKLRRACLIVVKMLCLVE, from the exons ATGTTACAACTAGTATTCGTTTTAGGGACTGCTTCATCTGTTGCTGGAACTACTAACGGAACCATCGCTGAGGCTTGTGTTCTTTGGTTCG GATTAAGCTATCGGAGCCACATGTTGCGCATAAGGGTTGTAATTGCTGCCGCGAAAGTGAACAAAGCTGTGATGCGAGCTGCCGGTAACTTCAGGTTGATAGAGACTTCCGGTGGCgcgtttgagttatggaattgcgttttgag gatatgggcacagaagttacgaagagcttgtTTAATTGTTGTtaagatgctct gtcttgtcgaatga